The DNA window GCATGTACACAGAGTTATCCCGCAGACAGGACACTCAGCAGCTGGTGCTCCTCACTCGCCAGCGCCACCTTCTGACCTTGAGCCGTCTGTTTGTGGTCCATCAGATGAAGCTGATAAGTTACATCAATAGTATGTGTGAGCTGTTACAGCAGAGTCCCCCCATCCCGTCCATCTTATCTGCCATGTGTTTGAGGCTGCGTGAGGTCacctcccacaatgcattgctGCACAGGGGACTTGTGGGTAACCCCAGCCTGTACCCCCCGGATGCCACCAGCAATATACGCCGTGTCCTGCTCCTCATGGCGGTGAAAGCCACGCTCCTTACAGAAGAGTTCATTCTCTGTGTGCTGCACAGGGTGGCGCTATTCCCAGCCGAGGTGACCGCAGACTTGTGCCGCTCCCTAATAGTGTACAACCAGGTGGTGGCTGACTTATCTAAGAGAGCGCCCCCAATGGCAGAACTGCAGCCATTTTGTCTAAGTCGGACGTTGGAAATATTGGCAGAGGAGAGGGGCCGGGTGCTGGCGGGTAAGGTGGGCTCCATGTGGTCTCAGTGTGCTCTCTGGGACATATGGAGGAGAGAGACCATCAAGAACCAAACTACAGATCCAACACGTGCCCCATCCAATACTATACAGAGTCCAATGGTGCCAGGTCAGAGGTCATCCAGCATTCTGGTGGTTGTGGTCCAGGAGGACAGAAGTCAGGTGACCCCAATTCTACAGATCCTATCCGGATTAGATGAGAAGATATGGAATGCGGTCCCCAGAAGCTCAGAAGGGGCTGTGTATAGTCACTATTGTACCCGTCTATGGCCAGCCCTATATTCTAATTTCTTGCATTTTGTCTGTCCTGGAATGAGGGGCCCCGGGGCCCTTCCAGCTCTGTCGTCACTTCCTGAGGGGGTGAGCTTGTCTGCTGTGCAGATACTGCTGGATGCACTGCGGTCAGGTATGTACAGGAAACCTATACATGTGATTATACTGCAGGGGGCGCTATAGTCAGCATGTCACCATTGGCTGAGTTCCTGGGATCTCTCCTCCTAGATCTATTCCATGGGTATAATGGGGAATATTGGGGAGCAGTCTATTCCCTGCTGCCTGATCTCTATGGATGGGGGTTGGTCCCGGATATAATTGGGAATATTGGGGAGCAGTCTATTCCCTGCAGTCCGATCTCTATAGATGGGGGTTGGTCCTGGTTATAATTGGGAATATTGGGGTTCCCTGCCGTCTGATCTCTATGGATGGGGGATGGTCCCGTGTATATTGGGGAATATTGGGGTTCCCTGCTGTCTGATCTCTATGGATGGGGGTTGGTATAATGGGGAATATTGGGGAGCAGTCTATTCCCTGCTGCCTGATCTCTATGGATGGGGGATGGTCCCGGGTATAATGGGGAATATTGGGGAGCAGTCTATTCCCTGCAGTCTAATCTCTATGGATGGGGGATGGTCCCGAGTATATTGGGGAATATTGGGGTTCCCTGCCGTCTGATCTCTATGGATGGGGGTTGGTCCCGGTTATAATTGGGAATATTGGGGTTCCATGCTGTCTGATCGCTATGGATGGGGGTTGGTATAATGGGGAATATTGGGTGGGCACCGCCCATCCCCCCACTACGGACTAGACTGGTAGAGGCGAGTAGACCCCATATTGACCCCCTTGTTTGTCACTTTCTCTTTGCAGGCTTGTGCGGGGCCCTCAGCTCTGCCCTCACAGATAAGTGTGCAGCCTCCTCATTGGACAGTGGAGCTCCGGTGTCTGGGAATCCCAGCAGAACCTCCAGAATTTTGGTGACTTTGTGCCGACACCTCTCCCTTTTATTGGGTGCTCCAGACTCCATCAACCAATCGCCTTCCCGGGAACCCTGGAATGTGGGTGACCTCCTCTTCTCCCCTCCGTCCTCTGAGCGGTGTGCGGTGATCTGCCAACAGGGGGTGCTGTCCCGCTGTGTTGTATCTGTGCACCTGTGTGACGTGTGGCTACAAAGCCGGGCCCAGATATTCCTGTCCTCCGGGTCACTCAGCCAGCTGGTGCTGATCACACATGGGGATCTCCCGGTAAgagtctggggggggggggagacccCAGGGCTGTGTGAAATTACCTCGGATGGGAGTATTAGGGGAGTCCCAAGCTGGGGAAAGGGTGCAGGCAGAGACATGGGCAGGCAGGGATATACGGAGTCCAGTGGGTCAGGGGAATTTAGCAGAGATGTAAGGGGACAGGTGTGtctgtgtgggggaggggggtaaacAGATGTTGGGAGTCAGGTGAGGGAGGGATTTGCAGAGATGTA is part of the Pyxicephalus adspersus chromosome 3, UCB_Pads_2.0, whole genome shotgun sequence genome and encodes:
- the LOC140327614 gene encoding uncharacterized protein, producing the protein MSHTSDLKWSRPPPLVLLQRAESQHDVIDSAQPAGGIHALLDGMYTELSRRQDTQQLVLLTRQRHLLTLSRLFVVHQMKLISYINSMCELLQQSPPIPSILSAMCLRLREVTSHNALLHRGLVGNPSLYPPDATSNIRRVLLLMAVKATLLTEEFILCVLHRVALFPAEVTADLCRSLIVYNQVVADLSKRAPPMAELQPFCLSRTLEILAEERGRVLAGKVGSMWSQCALWDIWRRETIKNQTTDPTRAPSNTIQSPMVPGQRSSSILVVVVQEDRSQVTPILQILSGLDEKIWNAVPRSSEGAVYSHYCTRLWPALYSNFLHFVCPGMRGPGALPALSSLPEGVSLSAVQILLDALRSGMYRKPIHVIILQGALYIGWAPPIPPLRTRLVEASRPHIDPLVCHFLFAGLCGALSSALTDKCAASSLDSGAPVSGNPSRTSRILVTLCRHLSLLLGAPDSINQSPSREPWNVGDLLFSPPSSERCAVICQQGVLSRCVVSVHLCDVWLQSRAQIFLSSGSLSQLVLITHGDLPVLNAECRSLVAAAENVEWLPSNHRWFTKIKRSTEVLEVVNTLPLFYPSAGYRWSVPPG